A single region of the Alteriqipengyuania flavescens genome encodes:
- a CDS encoding superoxide dismutase family protein produces the protein MRPQTIAASFASLALLGTAACATYSEVPTDRAAEARLSYANGLPAGTAQFYVTGAGELRVTGAFAGLSDGPHGFHLHTTGSCDAPGFQSAGGHLNPYSREHGTDNPAGAHLGDLPNLIAADDGTARITAVVSDDADAALAAIFDGDGTAVMIHAGADDYSSDPAGDAGSRIACGVVVRR, from the coding sequence ATGCGCCCCCAGACCATTGCCGCCAGTTTTGCCAGTCTTGCCCTGCTGGGTACGGCCGCATGCGCCACTTACTCGGAAGTGCCGACCGATCGCGCGGCAGAAGCACGGCTTAGCTATGCTAACGGCCTACCAGCTGGCACAGCCCAGTTCTATGTGACCGGCGCCGGGGAGTTGCGCGTCACCGGTGCCTTCGCGGGGTTGAGCGATGGACCGCACGGCTTCCACCTTCACACGACCGGCTCCTGCGATGCGCCCGGCTTCCAGAGCGCCGGAGGCCACCTCAATCCGTACAGTCGGGAGCATGGCACGGATAACCCGGCCGGCGCGCATTTGGGCGACCTGCCAAACCTGATCGCCGCCGACGACGGCACGGCCCGGATTACCGCAGTCGTGTCGGACGATGCAGACGCCGCGCTTGCAGCGATCTTCGATGGCGATGGCACGGCCGTAATGATCCACGCAGGCGCAGACGACTATTCCAGCGACCCGGCCGGCGATGCCGGATCCCGCATTGCCTGCGGCGTGGTCGTCCGGCGCTGA